A genomic stretch from Caulobacter sp. FWC2 includes:
- a CDS encoding histidine phosphatase family protein — translation MEQRWPNRLWIVRHGQSAGNVARDAADAAGMSRIDIADRDMDVALSALGHQQAAALGRWFAGQPAQDRPRTVLTSPYLRAIQTSQAVRDAGGTVEPHRKFCIDERLREKEFGILDRLTRHGIEAQFPDQAEFRRLLGKFYHRPPGGESWCDVILRLRSLIDTLSLHHRGDDVLIVAHQVVVLCLRYLLEGLTEEEILAIDAQADIANCGLTEYRFDPTRGPGGELVLTRYNFTAPLEAQAAPVTAAPDANVAAR, via the coding sequence ATGGAGCAACGCTGGCCAAACCGACTTTGGATCGTCCGTCATGGCCAGAGCGCCGGCAATGTGGCGCGAGACGCGGCCGATGCGGCGGGCATGAGCCGCATCGACATCGCCGACCGTGACATGGACGTGGCGCTGAGCGCCCTGGGCCACCAACAGGCCGCCGCGCTCGGACGGTGGTTCGCCGGCCAGCCCGCGCAGGACCGACCGCGCACCGTTCTGACCTCGCCCTACTTGCGGGCGATCCAGACCAGCCAGGCCGTGCGCGACGCCGGCGGCACGGTCGAGCCGCATCGCAAGTTCTGCATCGACGAGCGGCTGCGCGAGAAGGAGTTCGGCATTCTCGATCGCCTCACCCGTCATGGCATCGAGGCTCAATTCCCCGACCAGGCGGAGTTTCGGCGGCTGTTGGGTAAGTTCTATCACCGACCGCCGGGCGGCGAGAGCTGGTGCGACGTCATCCTGCGCCTGCGGAGTCTCATCGATACGCTCAGCCTGCATCACCGCGGGGACGATGTATTGATCGTCGCCCACCAGGTCGTCGTCCTATGCCTGCGCTACCTGCTGGAGGGCCTGACGGAAGAAGAGATCCTGGCCATTGACGCCCAGGCCGACATCGCCAACTGCGGCCTCACCGAATATCGCTTCGATCCGACCCGAGGCCCAGGGGGCGAACTCGTGCTCACGCGCTACAATTTCACCGCGCCCCTCGAGGCGCAGGCCGCGCCGGTCACCGCCGCGCCCGACGCCAATGTCGCCGCCCGATGA
- a CDS encoding mechanosensitive ion channel family protein, producing MSFYSDRLDGLPWVPTWAPPWAVSLGLTGVAILVALAAHQILVLVIRRGLAGRDAFWPALAVRARRPTRWVFIVAALSAAASVAPLTPGQAAGAKHLLVVLFILLIGWIVLTSLDIGAALYLRRFRVDIEDNLLARKHLTQVRILRRASAVVVGLFTVALALMTVPGVRQWGVSLLAAGGAASLIVGLALQPLLTNLIAGIQIAVTQPIRIDDAVIVEKEWGNIEEINATYVVVRLWDWRRMVLPLSYFIQTPFQNWTRESAALIGTVMIYVDHSAPIDVLRAKLEDIVRASSLWDGKVVNLAVTDITAQVLEVRCLVSARNAPTAFDLRCEVREKMMAFIAQELPLALARQRLALADPA from the coding sequence ATGTCATTCTATTCCGACCGGCTCGACGGGCTGCCCTGGGTTCCTACGTGGGCCCCGCCCTGGGCCGTGAGCCTTGGCCTGACCGGCGTGGCCATCTTGGTGGCGCTCGCCGCTCACCAGATCCTGGTTCTCGTCATTCGGCGCGGGTTGGCGGGCCGGGACGCCTTTTGGCCCGCCTTGGCGGTGCGCGCGCGACGGCCCACGCGCTGGGTTTTCATCGTGGCCGCGTTGAGCGCGGCGGCTTCGGTCGCGCCTCTGACGCCAGGCCAAGCCGCAGGCGCCAAGCACCTGCTGGTGGTCCTGTTCATTCTCCTGATTGGTTGGATCGTCTTGACGTCGCTCGACATCGGCGCAGCACTTTATCTCAGGCGCTTCCGGGTCGACATCGAGGACAATCTCCTGGCGCGCAAGCATCTGACACAGGTGCGAATCCTGCGCCGGGCAAGCGCCGTGGTCGTGGGGCTTTTCACCGTGGCTCTTGCGTTAATGACGGTGCCTGGCGTGCGGCAGTGGGGCGTCAGTCTGCTGGCGGCCGGCGGCGCGGCCAGCTTGATCGTCGGTCTGGCCCTACAGCCGCTGCTGACCAATCTCATCGCCGGTATACAGATCGCCGTAACCCAACCCATCCGTATCGACGACGCCGTCATCGTGGAAAAGGAATGGGGCAATATCGAAGAGATCAACGCCACCTACGTGGTCGTGCGCCTCTGGGACTGGCGGCGGATGGTGCTGCCGCTCAGCTACTTCATCCAAACCCCATTCCAAAATTGGACACGGGAATCGGCGGCGCTGATCGGGACGGTCATGATCTATGTCGACCACTCCGCGCCAATCGACGTCCTGCGGGCCAAGCTCGAAGACATCGTGAGGGCTTCGAGCCTTTGGGATGGCAAGGTGGTCAATCTGGCGGTCACAGACATCACCGCCCAGGTTCTGGAGGTGCGCTGTCTGGTCAGCGCCCGCAACGCCCCGACGGCCTTCGACCTTCGCTGTGAGGTGCGCGAAAAGATGATGGCGTTCATCGCCCAGGAGCTGCCCCTCGCCCTGGCGCGCCAGAGATTGGCCTTGGCCGATCCCGCGTGA
- a CDS encoding gamma-glutamyl-gamma-aminobutyrate hydrolase family protein (Members of this family of hydrolases with an active site Cys residue belong to MEROPS family C26.): MFDKPRSSPSAGRVILTYGRSLIALVIARSLAQRGVEVIGCDDVDLTVLSFSKHVQETFTVAPWKTAPERFLDDLEVAVRDYAPRDDRPYVLMPVFAEGELIARHRARFEPTVKLAAPSWESIDLVHPKDHLARLADAVGLPAPKSWVVESAEALAELAPRRRYPLIVKPSRGEGGRGVSMVESADAAIEKVQALGFAPPPLLQEVSPGEDYCVAALAHEGRLATMMAYRNLTKFPRKAGAGAIRETVDAEPFRTATEALLQASRWTGLAQLDFRWTGQPGDAPALIEVNPRFWAGLFHSIQTAVDFPWLLYLQTIGQPLDHIGQPHIGARTKTPGVWLLAAIEEVAAASGQSSAGGQAWRDIKARLSAGQWADLRKDLGQMSGVQSLGEIVARLRQALAQGRDAPSEFDQDDDPLVGLGALFVLSALVKHGKLPDEITYDAGADAGRPGRKAPRSARPTIGVTMPDQGETAAWMAMRLAVWLAGGRAVRLTARAPQDPHTVDGLILGGGSDVFPATFEGQPKPGYAYDLARGAMEASWLLAARRHDLPVLGVCRGAQMLNVLAGGGLHMDLAGFEGANLQPSPWQKLFARKIVAVNPSSRFAAICGQPRLAVNVIHQQAIDRLGVGLTVAARQTNGVVQVIEDRSRRFWIGVQHHPELMLYRAAHRRLFKGLVAAARARRRERAALAAGAHGDG; encoded by the coding sequence ATGTTCGACAAGCCGCGATCATCGCCGTCAGCGGGGCGGGTGATCCTCACCTATGGCCGCAGCCTGATCGCCCTGGTCATCGCCAGATCCCTGGCCCAGCGGGGCGTGGAGGTTATCGGCTGCGACGACGTCGATCTGACAGTCTTGTCGTTTTCAAAACACGTTCAGGAAACCTTCACCGTGGCGCCCTGGAAGACCGCGCCGGAGCGGTTTCTCGACGACCTTGAAGTGGCCGTGCGCGACTACGCGCCGCGTGACGACCGTCCCTACGTGCTGATGCCGGTCTTCGCCGAGGGCGAACTGATCGCCCGTCACCGCGCGCGGTTCGAGCCCACGGTGAAGCTGGCCGCGCCCAGTTGGGAAAGCATCGACCTGGTCCATCCCAAGGACCATCTGGCCCGACTGGCCGACGCGGTCGGGCTCCCAGCGCCCAAGTCCTGGGTGGTCGAGAGCGCCGAGGCCCTCGCCGAGCTGGCGCCGCGGCGGCGATATCCCCTGATCGTCAAGCCAAGCCGGGGTGAGGGCGGACGTGGCGTCAGCATGGTCGAGTCCGCGGACGCGGCGATCGAAAAGGTCCAGGCCTTGGGCTTCGCCCCGCCGCCCTTGCTCCAGGAGGTCTCGCCAGGCGAGGACTATTGCGTGGCGGCCTTGGCCCACGAGGGGCGTCTGGCCACGATGATGGCCTATCGCAACCTGACGAAATTTCCACGCAAGGCCGGCGCTGGGGCAATCCGCGAGACGGTGGACGCCGAGCCGTTTCGGACAGCCACCGAAGCGCTGCTGCAGGCCAGCCGCTGGACCGGCTTGGCGCAGCTGGATTTTCGCTGGACCGGCCAGCCAGGCGACGCTCCCGCCCTGATCGAGGTCAATCCTCGCTTCTGGGCGGGCCTGTTCCATTCCATCCAGACCGCCGTGGATTTCCCCTGGCTGCTTTATCTGCAGACGATCGGTCAACCGCTCGACCATATCGGCCAGCCCCATATCGGCGCCCGCACCAAGACCCCGGGGGTGTGGCTGCTGGCCGCCATCGAGGAGGTCGCCGCCGCGAGCGGCCAGTCGAGCGCGGGCGGTCAAGCCTGGCGCGACATCAAGGCCCGGTTGAGCGCGGGACAGTGGGCCGACCTGCGCAAGGATCTTGGCCAGATGAGCGGGGTTCAGTCGCTCGGCGAGATCGTCGCGCGCCTGCGTCAAGCCCTGGCCCAAGGCCGCGACGCGCCCAGCGAATTCGATCAGGACGACGATCCCTTGGTGGGTCTAGGGGCCCTGTTCGTGCTCAGCGCCTTGGTCAAGCATGGCAAGCTGCCCGACGAGATCACCTACGATGCGGGGGCGGACGCCGGACGACCCGGCCGCAAGGCGCCAAGATCGGCCCGCCCAACGATCGGCGTGACCATGCCCGACCAGGGCGAGACCGCCGCGTGGATGGCCATGCGCCTTGCGGTCTGGCTCGCGGGCGGCCGTGCGGTGAGGCTGACGGCGCGCGCGCCGCAGGACCCGCACACCGTCGACGGGCTGATCCTGGGCGGCGGCTCGGATGTCTTCCCGGCGACCTTCGAGGGCCAGCCCAAGCCGGGCTATGCCTACGACCTGGCGCGGGGCGCCATGGAGGCGTCCTGGCTCCTGGCCGCGCGTCGTCACGACCTGCCGGTGTTGGGGGTTTGCCGCGGCGCCCAGATGCTCAATGTCCTGGCCGGGGGCGGTCTGCACATGGATCTGGCCGGGTTCGAGGGCGCAAATCTCCAGCCCTCGCCATGGCAGAAGCTGTTCGCCCGCAAGATCGTCGCCGTGAACCCGTCATCGCGCTTTGCCGCCATCTGCGGTCAGCCCCGGCTAGCGGTGAACGTGATCCATCAACAGGCCATCGACCGCTTGGGTGTCGGCCTGACCGTCGCCGCGCGCCAGACGAACGGAGTCGTCCAGGTCATCGAGGATCGATCCCGCCGGTTCTGGATCGGCGTCCAGCACCATCCGGAACTGATGCTTTACCGGGCGGCGCATCGGCGCCTGTTCAAGGGGTTGGTCGCGGCCGCGCGCGCGCGGCGGCGCGAGCGCGCCGCGCTGGCGGCCGGAGCGCACGGCGATGGCTGA
- a CDS encoding plasmid stabilization protein: MPRGDKSSYTDKQERKADHIAESYEDKGVSTQEAERRAWATVNKDDGGGKKSGSGRGKTTGHPAAHKGGEKGGKASGQRSAADRSASAKKAAATRKRNAEHHAH; this comes from the coding sequence ATGCCACGTGGCGACAAGTCCAGCTATACCGATAAGCAGGAGCGCAAGGCCGATCACATCGCCGAGTCCTACGAGGACAAGGGCGTATCGACCCAGGAAGCCGAGCGCCGGGCTTGGGCCACCGTCAACAAGGATGACGGCGGCGGCAAGAAGTCCGGATCCGGTCGAGGAAAGACCACAGGTCATCCCGCCGCCCACAAGGGGGGCGAGAAGGGCGGCAAGGCCTCTGGCCAACGCAGCGCCGCCGACCGGTCGGCCTCCGCCAAAAAGGCGGCCGCGACGCGCAAGCGCAACGCCGAGCACCACGCCCACTAG
- a CDS encoding NAD(P)H-hydrate dehydratase, with amino-acid sequence MSTPDPLDAAWMRAHRLPSPGDGGKEERGRVLVIGGEIELAGAAMLAGVAALRAGAGKLQVAVAELAVPAVSVALPEARVLALPRDTAGHASNQAVEVVIDNASRCDALLIGPGMMDDRAGLAKTLLERASSHAVVVDAGALDAIAHAPARAGRVLTPNAGEMAGLLGWEKDRVDADPLTAGLEAARRFQAVVAMKGAITYVVSSEGRAGRYAGGGPGLGVSGSGDVLGGLIAGLLARGVAPFDAAAWGVFVHGEAGARLASKIGALGYLAREIADEAPAILTSFG; translated from the coding sequence ATGAGTACTCCCGATCCCCTTGATGCGGCCTGGATGCGGGCCCATCGCCTCCCCTCGCCTGGCGACGGTGGGAAAGAAGAACGCGGACGGGTGCTGGTGATCGGCGGCGAGATCGAGCTGGCCGGGGCGGCGATGTTGGCTGGGGTCGCCGCCTTGCGCGCCGGCGCGGGAAAGCTGCAGGTGGCCGTCGCCGAGCTCGCCGTGCCGGCCGTCAGCGTGGCCTTGCCCGAGGCGCGTGTGCTGGCCCTGCCTCGGGACACCGCCGGTCACGCGAGCAACCAGGCGGTCGAGGTGGTGATCGATAACGCTTCGCGGTGCGACGCCCTGCTGATCGGCCCAGGCATGATGGATGACCGCGCTGGCCTGGCCAAGACGCTCCTGGAGAGGGCGAGCAGTCACGCCGTCGTCGTCGACGCCGGCGCGCTGGACGCTATCGCCCATGCCCCGGCGCGCGCCGGCCGGGTCCTCACGCCCAATGCCGGCGAGATGGCCGGGCTGCTAGGCTGGGAGAAGGATCGCGTCGACGCCGACCCGCTGACGGCGGGGCTGGAGGCCGCCCGTCGCTTCCAGGCCGTCGTGGCGATGAAGGGGGCAATCACCTACGTCGTGTCGTCGGAGGGGCGCGCCGGGCGCTACGCCGGCGGCGGCCCGGGTCTTGGCGTCTCGGGGTCGGGTGATGTCCTGGGAGGGTTGATCGCCGGCCTCCTGGCGCGCGGCGTTGCGCCGTTCGACGCGGCGGCTTGGGGGGTTTTCGTTCACGGAGAGGCGGGGGCGCGCCTGGCCTCGAAGATCGGCGCGCTGGGCTATCTGGCGCGCGAGATCGCCGACGAGGCGCCCGCCATCCTGACGAGCTTCGGCTAA
- a CDS encoding DedA family protein yields MAELGARLVGMLQAGAPWLGPLLAVAAFAEALVVIGLFVPVTPLLVALGAGIASGLMRPGLLLWIMAGAFLGAFTSYELGRQFRARGRAAPRLRPKAQAAAQALFQRHGAAAIVLARFMGPPATVTPFLAGWSGLPRGRFAIANAVASVAWPPAMLAVGALGALMFTS; encoded by the coding sequence ATGGCTGAGCTTGGCGCGCGCTTGGTGGGGATGCTGCAGGCCGGTGCGCCCTGGCTTGGACCGCTGCTGGCCGTGGCCGCGTTCGCCGAAGCCTTGGTGGTGATCGGGCTTTTCGTGCCGGTCACACCCCTGCTTGTCGCCTTGGGCGCGGGGATAGCCAGCGGACTGATGCGTCCTGGCCTGCTGCTGTGGATCATGGCGGGCGCGTTCCTAGGCGCCTTCACGTCCTACGAGCTTGGCCGACAGTTTCGGGCGCGCGGCAGGGCCGCGCCGCGGTTGCGCCCCAAGGCGCAGGCGGCAGCGCAAGCTCTGTTTCAGCGGCACGGCGCGGCCGCCATCGTGCTGGCCCGCTTCATGGGTCCGCCCGCGACCGTCACGCCCTTCCTGGCGGGATGGTCGGGGCTGCCGCGCGGCCGCTTCGCGATCGCCAACGCCGTCGCCAGCGTGGCCTGGCCCCCGGCGATGCTGGCGGTCGGCGCGCTAGGCGCCTTGATGTTCACCTCCTAA
- a CDS encoding ATP-binding protein, which produces MSRGASIASTFGAMILVLAGLVIGLFNERAYQAGRMQALTAQAEVLAATVEPAVVFFDRAAAAELVGALEADPQIDAVGVYDASGVKIAELGRAPARSAPPSGVGANLAPLARRHAVTAPIMHEGKAIGRVYLHSAPDAAVLVVQRHAGIALLMITAVLLVALARGARDSELRAAREAGLRADELARLNADLEQQVQRREAAEDALHQAQKMETLGQLTGGIAHDFNNLLQTVQGALDVISKRPDDLERVQRWSRIGLDAAERGARLTSQLLAFSRSQKLEMRPIDVGAVIHRLHELLPTVLGGGVEVQFQTDGDERPVVADAVQLELAVLNLCINARDAMPNGGRILVSVLSEHIEDDLELSPGPYLRLSVADNGVGMPADVKARAFDPFFTTKGVGKGTGLGLAQVYGIAKQSGGLARIESSAGRGTTVTILLPQILKGLQDDAPASATPDPEGGASARVLVIDDDEGVRAFICDVLDLNGYDCLAAKDGEAGLSLLARESVDLMVVDYAMPGMSGAEVAAAALALRPGLPMIIASGYAESAALEEALGRPVDLLRKPFDSSALLARVAKGLRERTPPVTPAQAPRR; this is translated from the coding sequence ATGAGTCGCGGCGCCTCCATCGCGTCGACCTTCGGCGCGATGATCCTGGTTCTGGCGGGGCTGGTCATCGGCCTGTTCAATGAGCGCGCCTATCAGGCCGGCCGCATGCAGGCCCTGACCGCTCAGGCCGAAGTCCTCGCCGCCACCGTCGAGCCGGCGGTGGTCTTTTTCGATCGGGCCGCGGCCGCCGAATTGGTGGGCGCGCTCGAAGCCGATCCACAGATCGACGCGGTCGGCGTCTATGACGCCTCTGGGGTCAAGATCGCCGAGCTTGGGCGCGCGCCGGCGCGCAGCGCTCCGCCCTCGGGCGTTGGCGCGAACCTCGCCCCCCTCGCGCGCAGGCACGCCGTCACCGCGCCGATCATGCATGAAGGCAAGGCGATCGGACGGGTCTATCTCCACAGCGCGCCAGACGCCGCGGTCTTGGTCGTGCAGCGCCATGCCGGTATCGCCCTGCTGATGATCACGGCCGTTCTGCTTGTCGCCTTGGCGCGAGGGGCGCGTGACAGCGAGCTGAGAGCCGCGCGCGAAGCGGGCTTGCGCGCCGATGAACTGGCCCGCCTCAACGCGGACCTGGAGCAGCAGGTTCAGCGGCGCGAAGCGGCCGAGGACGCCTTGCACCAAGCCCAGAAGATGGAGACGCTGGGTCAGCTCACGGGCGGCATTGCCCATGACTTCAATAATCTTCTCCAAACGGTCCAGGGCGCCTTGGACGTCATCTCCAAGCGCCCCGATGATCTCGAGCGCGTCCAGCGCTGGTCGCGGATCGGCCTGGACGCCGCCGAGCGCGGGGCAAGGCTCACCTCGCAGCTCCTGGCCTTTTCGCGATCGCAGAAATTGGAAATGCGACCCATCGACGTGGGCGCGGTGATCCATCGCCTACACGAACTTTTGCCCACCGTGCTAGGCGGCGGTGTCGAAGTGCAGTTCCAGACCGACGGCGACGAGCGCCCCGTGGTCGCCGATGCCGTTCAGCTCGAATTGGCCGTCCTGAACCTGTGCATCAACGCTCGAGACGCCATGCCCAATGGCGGGCGGATCCTCGTTTCTGTTCTATCCGAGCATATCGAAGATGATCTGGAGCTTTCGCCGGGACCTTATCTTCGGCTTAGTGTCGCCGACAATGGCGTCGGGATGCCCGCCGATGTCAAAGCCAGGGCCTTCGATCCCTTCTTCACCACCAAGGGCGTGGGCAAGGGCACGGGGCTCGGGCTGGCTCAGGTCTACGGGATCGCAAAGCAATCTGGGGGTCTGGCGCGGATCGAAAGCTCGGCGGGCCGCGGGACGACGGTGACCATCTTGCTGCCCCAGATCCTAAAAGGACTGCAAGACGACGCGCCTGCCAGCGCGACGCCAGATCCAGAAGGCGGCGCTTCAGCCCGAGTGCTGGTCATCGACGATGACGAGGGCGTCCGTGCGTTTATCTGCGATGTCTTGGATTTGAACGGCTATGACTGTCTCGCCGCCAAGGACGGCGAGGCCGGCCTGAGCCTGCTGGCGCGCGAGAGCGTCGACCTGATGGTCGTCGACTACGCCATGCCTGGCATGTCGGGGGCCGAGGTCGCCGCCGCGGCCCTGGCGTTGCGACCGGGCCTGCCCATGATCATCGCTAGCGGCTATGCCGAGTCCGCCGCCCTTGAAGAGGCGCTCGGACGCCCCGTCGACCTCTTGCGCAAACCCTTCGATTCGAGCGCGCTGCTGGCGCGCGTGGCCAAGGGTCTGCGTGAGCGGACCCCGCCCGTGACGCCGGCCCAGGCCCCGCGCCGCTGA
- the xth gene encoding exodeoxyribonuclease III — MRIATFNVNGITARLPALLTWLDQSKPDVVCLQELKAPQERFPQAALEAAGYGAIWHGQSAWNGVAILRRGGAPLERRRGLPGDPGDLHSRYIEAEIDGLVVGCLYLPNGNPAPGPKFDYKLSWLKRFEAHAQNLLAESRPVVLAGDYNIIPTDLDVYVPDRWREDALFRPEVRAAYARLLGQGWIDALRTQHPGETIYTFWDYLRRRFDRNAGLRIDHLLLSPDLAPRLKAADVDRFARAGERPSDHAPTWIELQGQK; from the coding sequence ATGCGGATCGCCACCTTCAACGTCAATGGGATCACCGCGCGCCTGCCGGCGCTGCTGACCTGGCTTGACCAGAGCAAACCCGATGTCGTCTGCCTGCAGGAGTTGAAGGCGCCCCAGGAGCGCTTTCCGCAGGCGGCCTTGGAGGCGGCCGGCTATGGCGCGATCTGGCACGGACAGAGCGCCTGGAATGGCGTGGCGATCCTGCGGCGCGGCGGCGCGCCGCTCGAGCGCCGGCGGGGCCTGCCTGGCGATCCGGGCGATCTGCACAGCCGCTATATCGAGGCTGAAATCGACGGCCTGGTAGTCGGCTGCCTCTACCTGCCCAACGGCAATCCCGCGCCGGGGCCCAAGTTCGACTACAAGCTAAGCTGGCTCAAGCGGTTCGAGGCCCATGCCCAGAACCTGCTGGCCGAAAGCCGGCCGGTCGTGCTGGCCGGCGACTACAACATCATCCCCACCGACCTGGACGTCTATGTCCCCGATCGCTGGCGCGAGGACGCCCTATTTCGGCCCGAGGTTCGCGCGGCCTACGCGCGGTTGCTCGGCCAGGGCTGGATCGACGCCTTGCGAACACAGCATCCCGGAGAAACGATCTATACCTTCTGGGACTATCTGCGACGCCGCTTCGATCGCAACGCGGGGCTGCGGATCGACCACCTGCTGCTGAGCCCGGACTTGGCGCCGCGCTTGAAGGCCGCCGACGTTGATCGCTTCGCTCGGGCCGGTGAGCGGCCCAGCGACCACGCGCCGACCTGGATCGAACTGCAGGGCCAGAAATAG
- a CDS encoding MarC family protein, giving the protein MVPTSNLSSDFVTLLVTIGPIETAAVFAGLSAGFTPQERKGLAKRAVAIAGGVMALFGIAGATVLSLLHVSMPAFRVAGGVLLFLQALTLTFASPGLSSINEGERREAQGAGDMAVFPLAFPLIAGPGSLSAIVLLEGRATNWAAEIAVFASLLVCLALTYLAMRLSGPLTRWLGKTGADVVGRVSGVLLAALAVQFVFDGLRQAGL; this is encoded by the coding sequence ATGGTCCCCACCTCCAATCTTTCGTCCGACTTCGTCACCCTGTTGGTCACCATCGGCCCGATCGAAACCGCCGCCGTGTTCGCGGGCCTGTCCGCGGGGTTCACCCCACAGGAGCGCAAAGGCCTGGCCAAACGGGCGGTGGCGATCGCTGGCGGCGTGATGGCGCTTTTCGGGATCGCCGGGGCCACGGTGCTATCGCTGCTGCATGTTTCGATGCCCGCCTTCCGCGTCGCCGGCGGCGTGCTGCTCTTCCTGCAAGCCCTGACCCTGACCTTCGCCAGTCCGGGACTGTCGTCGATCAACGAGGGCGAACGGCGCGAGGCTCAAGGCGCCGGCGACATGGCCGTCTTTCCGTTGGCGTTTCCCCTGATCGCCGGGCCAGGAAGTCTCTCGGCGATCGTCCTGCTCGAGGGTCGGGCGACCAATTGGGCGGCCGAGATCGCGGTGTTCGCCAGCCTTCTGGTCTGCCTGGCCCTGACCTACCTGGCCATGCGCCTTTCCGGGCCCTTGACCCGCTGGTTGGGCAAGACCGGGGCCGATGTCGTCGGCAGGGTCTCGGGCGTTCTGCTCGCGGCCCTTGCGGTCCAGTTCGTCTTCGACGGCCTACGTCAGGCGGGGCTTTGA
- a CDS encoding YfiR family protein: protein MGLRILLILGLLVCGGPVAAAQERSLEYPVKAAFLYRFGSFVDWPAGAFANDRQPLLICIIGRDPFGPTLDRLVSGQTVEGRTLLVRRLPAADPDAGCHIAYLGGSSSQSVGAAAHALAGAPVFTVAESAAPGVVAQFVLRANRVRFRLDTRAAAAARLRISSKLLNLAVEVTQ, encoded by the coding sequence ATGGGCCTGCGGATTCTTCTTATCCTGGGTTTACTCGTCTGCGGCGGCCCCGTCGCCGCGGCCCAGGAGCGCTCGCTCGAATATCCCGTCAAGGCGGCCTTCCTGTATCGCTTCGGCTCGTTCGTGGACTGGCCCGCCGGCGCGTTCGCCAACGACCGCCAGCCCTTGCTGATCTGCATCATCGGCCGCGATCCCTTCGGCCCCACCCTGGATCGTCTCGTCTCGGGCCAGACGGTCGAAGGCCGGACCCTTTTGGTGCGTCGTCTACCGGCCGCGGACCCCGACGCCGGTTGCCACATCGCCTATCTCGGCGGCTCCTCCAGCCAGTCGGTCGGCGCCGCGGCGCACGCCCTGGCCGGGGCGCCGGTGTTCACGGTCGCGGAGTCGGCCGCACCTGGCGTGGTCGCCCAGTTCGTGCTGCGCGCCAATCGGGTCCGTTTCCGGCTTGATACGCGGGCGGCCGCCGCCGCCCGGCTGCGCATTAGTTCGAAGCTGCTGAACCTGGCCGTGGAGGTGACACAATGA
- a CDS encoding DUF2274 domain-containing protein, with translation MSKLKLGPLEDETPVKLALELPAAIHRDLVAYAQAHAAQEGGKAAEPARLVAPMLARFMATDRAFVRGRKPRDG, from the coding sequence ATGAGCAAACTGAAGCTTGGTCCGCTGGAGGACGAAACGCCCGTCAAGCTGGCCTTGGAGCTGCCGGCCGCCATCCATCGCGACCTCGTCGCCTATGCCCAGGCCCATGCCGCCCAGGAAGGTGGCAAGGCCGCCGAGCCAGCCCGCTTGGTCGCGCCGATGCTCGCCCGGTTCATGGCCACCGATCGGGCGTTCGTCAGGGGCCGCAAGCCTCGGGATGGCTAG